Genomic segment of Ailuropoda melanoleuca isolate Jingjing unplaced genomic scaffold, ASM200744v2 unplaced-scaffold9223, whole genome shotgun sequence:
CAACTGGCACGCTAGGGAAGCTGTTAGGTTCTTTTTGTTGGAGAATATCAGGGCCCCTGGCCTGAGGCTGCCTACAGAGCCCACTGTTTATGTCCTGCCTTGGGGACTGTGTAGTAGAGGGCTCGTAGTCTGGGTGGATGTGCAGGCCTGCAACCTGGGCCACACAGCCTGCCAGGGTGGGCTCTACATTGAGGGTGCTTCCGCCAGGACCTGGCCTCCAGGGATCTTGGAAACACTCCTGATTCCCAGGAGGTGTGGGGTCCTGGAAGCCAGGCCAATGGTTTGGGACCTTATTTTTGCTGGAAGTGTCTGTTGTTTCAGAGGCTGCAGACCCCAAAGAGGAGAACAAACTTTCATGGCAGCCTtgtgtccctccttccccagagacCTGCACACACTCCAGAGATGGGTCCCCGGAGAGAATGCTGGTTCCCTGCTCGGGCCCTCCTAGGACCTTGCTCTCTCCAGGGAGCAGGCCCTTGGGACCCAAATGTGCCCACAACTCCCGCCTGCTGGGTGCTGAGCCCACAGTGGTCCTACCTGCATCTGAAGCCCCAGCCCCCCTGCCTTCCAGCTTCACTGGATCTGGGCCCTTTTTCTTGGAGCCAGCAAccagcttctctgcctctcccctgggtGAGGTTGCAGTTTCTCTAGGGGCTGAGGCAGGTGGGGTGCGGAGTTCAGGGCCACGGCGAAGCCAGTTGATAATGCCCATGGTGATGGCAAGCTCAGTGTCACAGAGCTTTAACAGGCACTCCTTGCCCTTCCAGGAGCTTTGCAAAAAGCCCTGGCTGAGCAGGTCTGGGCCTGGTGCTGGGGCCAAGTTCTCCTCTGCCCCTACGTGGAAGCTGCACATGGACAGTGGTGCTCCTAGTGCTGGCCCTGACAGACTCTCAGACACACATAGGTCATCATCCAGACTTGGGCCAACAGGGCCCTCGCTGGGGTCATAGAAGAGCTCATAGAGGGCATCTCCACTGTAACTGTCCCGGGGGAAGGCAGCTGCAGGTGTGCCTGGGCTTGAAGCCTCCTTCTTGTCCTCCTCAAGCCCAGGTGAGAAGGAGTCATAGTAGCCCTCATCACTCGTGGACACGGATTCTGGCTGTTCGCTTTTAGGGGTACCTGTGTCTATGGAGCTGGCTTTGGAGCCACTGTGAGGGTCTCTGCAGGGACACAGGGGGAGCTCAGCAAGCCCAGCTGCATCTAGCCTGGGCCGGTCTGTGTCTGTCCCCTGGGGACCCCCCAGCCATGGCCCCAGGAGGGCACGGTGCTGCTGCCTCACAGAATGATTCACACTGTCCCAGAACTTGGCAAAGTCAGACATCTCGTTTTGGGCAGGTGATGCCAGCTGTTCCACACTGCCCTGGAAGGGGCCCCTAAGAACCTTGTTTTCAAGGGCCTGTGATACCTGGGCTGGGCTCTCCAGGCCCTCGTTCAGTTCCAGGGATGGCACTGAGCTTTCATCTGCAAAGATCTCCCCACAGCCCGTGAGAGAGTCAAAGCTCTTGAGTGAGGCCACATCCTCACACAGGGCCCTGCAGAGGTCAAAGGAAGAGTCAGGCAGGAG
This window contains:
- the AMER3 gene encoding APC membrane recruitment protein 3 isoform X1; amino-acid sequence: MELKRGKTFIKSSLQISHEKSPDPAATTLAREDASPWSVSPGGQQQPHSERALQVSPSAQGYDRCSNKGAEPEPEVGAAAFCGATFKLVRKSKTHDSVPGAGRASTASGQLVGSTSFPGPSSSQRMIDYRHFVPQMPFVPAVAKSIPRKRISLKRPKKCFRNLFHIRRNKTENLASLVTKGDSLSSPGGPSEAGGQPGKAFFPLGEGLGPDSLCQDLSDSELLPDSSFDLCRALCEDVASLKSFDSLTGCGEIFADESSVPSLELNEGLESPAQVSQALENKVLRGPFQGSVEQLASPAQNEMSDFAKFWDSVNHSVRQQHRALLGPWLGGPQGTDTDRPRLDAAGLAELPLCPCRDPHSGSKASSIDTGTPKSEQPESVSTSDEGYYDSFSPGLEEDKKEASSPGTPAAAFPRDSYSGDALYELFYDPSEGPVGPSLDDDLCVSESLSGPALGAPLSMCSFHVGAEENLAPAPGPDLLSQGFLQSSWKGKECLLKLCDTELAITMGIINWLRRGPELRTPPASAPRETATSPRGEAEKLVAGSKKKGPDPVKLEGRGAGASDAGRTTVGSAPSRRELWAHLGPKGLLPGESKVLGGPEQGTSILSGDPSLECVQVSGEGGTQGCHESLFSSLGSAASETTDTSSKNKVPNHWPGFQDPTPPGNQECFQDPWRPGPGGSTLNVEPTLAGCVAQVAGLHIHPDYEPSTTQSPRQDINSGLCRQPQARGPDILQQKEPNSFPSVPVVCGLPSLASPPHGPQDKRYPGHILDLSRLKVEPTRMDAQAHHASVDDQPLQLSSRAVEQAAHKGQLDS
- the AMER3 gene encoding APC membrane recruitment protein 3 isoform X2, coding for MELKRGKTFIKSSLQISHEKSPDPAATTLAREDASPWSVSPGGQQQPHSERALQVSPSAQGYDRCSNKGAEPEPEVGAAAFCGATFKLVRKSKTHDSVPGAGRASTASGQLVGSTSFPGPSSSQRMIDYRHFVPQMPFVPAVAKSIPRKRISLKRPKKCFRNLFHIRRNKTENLASLVTKGDSLSSPGGPSEAGGQPGKAFFPLGEGLGPDSLCQDLSDSELLPDSSFDLCRALCEDVASLKSFDSLTGCGEIFADESSVPSLELNEGLESPAQVSQALENKVLRGPFQGSVEQLASPAQNEMSDFAKFWDSVNHSVRQQHRALLGPWLGGPQGTDTDRPRLDAAGLAELPLCPCRDPHSGSKASSIDTGTPKSEQPESVSTSDEGYYDSFSPGLEEDKKEASSPGTPAAAFPRDSYSGDALYELFYDPSEGPVGPSLDDDLCVSESLSGPALGAPLSMCSFHVGAEENLAPAPGPDLLSQGFLQSSWKGKECLLKLCDTELAITMGIINWLRRGPELRTPPASAPRETATSPRGEAEKLVAGSKKKGPDPVKLEGRGAGASDAGKLTSKWSCNSHLAESHSNMHSTKCSKSWREKVARILRKGKCQDIRYGNQGAECWCDLPMNTCS
- the AMER3 gene encoding APC membrane recruitment protein 3 isoform X3, with the translated sequence MELKRGKTFIKSSLQISHEKSPDPAATTLAREDASPWSVSPGGQQQPHSERALQVSPSAQGYDRCSNKGAEPEPEVGAAAFCGATFKLVRKSKTHDSVPGAGRASTASGQLVGSTSFPGPSSSQRMIDYRHFVPQMPFVPAVAKSIPRKRISLKRPKKCFRNLFHIRRNKTENLASLVTKGDSLSSPGGPSEAGGQPGKAFFPLGEGLGPDSLCQDLSDSELLPDSSFDLCRALCEDVASLKSFDSLTGCGEIFADESSVPSLELNEGLESPAQVSQALENKVLRGPFQGSVEQLASPAQNEMSDFAKFWDSVNHSVRQQHRALLGPWLGGPQGTDTDRPRLDAAGLAELPLCPCRDPHSGSKASSIDTGTPKSEQPESVSTSDEGYYDSFSPGLEEDKKEASSPGTPAAAFPRDSYSGDALYELFYDPSEGPVGPSLDDDLCVSESLSGPALGAPLSMCSFHVGAEENLAPAPGPDLLSQGFLQSSWKGKECLLKLCDTELAITMGIINWLRRGPELRTPPASAPRETATSPRGEAEKLVAGSKKKGPDPVKLEGRGAGASDADMETKAQSAGVTCP